One genomic window of Prochlorococcus sp. MIT 0801 includes the following:
- a CDS encoding prepilin peptidase, producing the protein MIIISFTFILLYILFSISIEDINTILISESKLTIFALSGIIYLACLGLSNDKIDIKDLITNNSLSMIIIFIVMYSISYISYKIFGINSLGLGDIKLSSISTIWLGIEFSFLSLYISFLLSAIYSLHGKLLKDLYHLKSIPLRLFYQLGYFLHGL; encoded by the coding sequence GTGATTATCATATCCTTTACTTTTATACTTTTATATATTTTGTTTTCTATATCGATAGAAGATATAAACACAATTCTAATAAGTGAAAGTAAATTAACAATCTTTGCCCTATCAGGTATTATTTACTTGGCATGTCTAGGCTTGTCAAACGACAAAATAGATATTAAAGACTTAATAACAAATAATTCTTTATCGATGATTATTATCTTCATAGTAATGTATTCAATAAGTTATATAAGCTATAAAATCTTTGGAATAAATTCATTAGGCCTGGGTGATATAAAACTCTCTTCCATTAGTACAATATGGCTCGGTATTGAATTCAGCTTTTTGTCATTGTATATTTCATTTTTACTTTCAGCTATATATAGTTTACATGGAAAATTACTAAAAGATTTATACCATTTGAAGAGTATCCCTTTGCGCCTTTTCTATCAATTGGGATATTTTCTTCATGGATTATAG
- a CDS encoding phosphoribulokinase produces the protein MSKLHPVVAVTGSSGAGTSTVKRAFEHIFAREKIVPAVVEGDSYHRFERMPMKKAMSEALSRGENFSHFGPEANLFDKLEDLFNQYGKTGGGQKRYYLHSPEEAEEHNTRLGTKLDPGQFTPWEDIPTGTDLLFYEGLHGGVVGKDYDVASFADLLVGVVPITNLEWIQKIHRDNAERGYSAETIVDTILRRMPDYINHICPQFSRTDINFQRVPTIDTSNPFICRNIPTPDESFVIIHFRKGSREKWGIDFQYLLGMIHDSFMSSPTSIVVNGGKMGFAMELILTPIIHKMIEEKKAAG, from the coding sequence ATGTCAAAGCTTCACCCAGTAGTAGCTGTAACTGGTTCATCCGGAGCAGGAACAAGCACCGTTAAAAGAGCATTTGAGCATATATTTGCTCGAGAAAAGATTGTTCCTGCAGTTGTTGAAGGAGATAGTTATCACCGTTTTGAAAGAATGCCTATGAAAAAGGCAATGTCTGAAGCACTTTCAAGAGGTGAAAACTTTTCTCATTTTGGACCAGAGGCAAATTTATTCGACAAATTAGAAGACCTATTCAATCAATATGGAAAAACTGGCGGAGGTCAGAAAAGATATTATTTACATAGCCCAGAAGAAGCCGAGGAACACAACACTCGTTTAGGAACAAAATTAGATCCAGGTCAATTCACTCCCTGGGAAGATATTCCAACAGGAACCGACCTTTTGTTTTACGAGGGACTACACGGTGGAGTAGTAGGAAAAGATTATGATGTGGCCTCATTCGCTGATTTACTTGTTGGTGTAGTACCAATTACCAATCTCGAATGGATACAAAAAATCCATAGAGATAACGCAGAAAGGGGATACTCAGCCGAAACAATCGTAGATACGATTCTGAGAAGAATGCCTGATTACATTAATCACATATGCCCCCAATTCAGTCGAACAGATATCAACTTCCAGAGAGTACCTACAATTGATACGTCAAACCCATTTATTTGCAGAAATATTCCAACACCTGACGAAAGCTTTGTAATTATTCATTTCAGAAAAGGTTCAAGAGAAAAATGGGGAATTGACTTCCAGTACTTATTAGGAATGATTCACGATTCCTTCATGTCAAGTCCTACAAGTATTGTTGTTAACGGAGGGAAAATGGGATTTGCTATGGAGCTTATTCTTACACCTATTATTCATAAAATGATAGAAGAGAAAAAGGCGGCAGGATAA
- a CDS encoding class I fructose-bisphosphate aldolase codes for MALSYYAEELKKTASAIAQPGKGILAVDESTKTVGKRLASIGVENTEDNRKAYRGMLFTTEGLGNFISGAILFEETLFQNHPDGEPMVKKLEKLGIIPGIKVDKGLRPLAGGHDVETFCSGLDGLVERAADYYEQGARFAKWRAVLQITDDGCPSKLSIRENAWGLARYARSVQESGLVPIIEPEILMDGSHSIEKTAAVQEEVIKEVYLACQVNGVLLEGTLLKPSMTVQGADSSTKADPQQVAEMTIRTMERCVPASVPGITFLSGGLSEEAASVYLNLMNKIDRKAKWNVSFSYGRALQHSCLKAWKGSNTSDGQKALIARAQANSEASKGLYVAGSQPSSDEQLFVAGYKY; via the coding sequence ATGGCACTCTCGTACTACGCAGAAGAACTAAAGAAGACCGCAAGTGCCATAGCCCAGCCAGGCAAAGGGATTCTTGCTGTTGATGAGTCAACGAAAACAGTAGGTAAAAGGCTTGCTTCAATAGGTGTTGAGAACACTGAGGACAACAGAAAAGCATATAGAGGTATGCTTTTCACCACAGAAGGTCTTGGAAACTTTATAAGCGGAGCGATTCTTTTTGAAGAAACTCTTTTCCAGAACCATCCAGATGGTGAGCCAATGGTTAAAAAGCTTGAGAAGCTAGGGATAATTCCAGGAATCAAAGTTGACAAAGGTCTAAGACCATTAGCCGGTGGACATGATGTAGAAACTTTTTGTTCAGGTTTAGACGGTCTTGTTGAAAGAGCTGCTGATTATTACGAGCAAGGTGCAAGATTTGCCAAGTGGAGAGCAGTACTTCAAATAACAGACGATGGTTGTCCTTCTAAACTTTCTATTAGAGAAAATGCTTGGGGTTTAGCAAGATACGCTAGATCAGTTCAAGAATCTGGCTTGGTTCCAATTATTGAACCAGAAATCTTAATGGATGGTTCACATTCAATTGAAAAGACAGCAGCAGTTCAAGAAGAAGTAATTAAAGAAGTTTACTTAGCTTGCCAGGTAAACGGAGTACTTCTAGAGGGAACTCTTCTGAAGCCATCAATGACTGTTCAAGGTGCTGACAGCTCAACAAAAGCTGATCCTCAGCAAGTAGCTGAAATGACAATCCGTACAATGGAACGCTGTGTACCTGCAAGTGTCCCTGGTATTACTTTCCTTTCAGGTGGATTGAGCGAGGAAGCTGCATCAGTTTATCTAAATCTGATGAATAAGATCGACAGAAAGGCTAAGTGGAATGTTTCATTCTCATATGGTCGTGCTTTACAACATTCATGTCTAAAAGCATGGAAAGGCTCTAACACTTCTGATGGACAAAAAGCACTCATAGCTAGAGCTCAAGCAAACTCTGAGGCATCAAAAGGATTGTATGTTGCTGGTTCTCAGCCTTCTTCTGATGAGCAATTATTTGTAGCTGGATACAAGTACTAA
- the purQ gene encoding phosphoribosylformylglycinamidine synthase subunit PurQ has protein sequence MKIGIIVFPGSNCDRDVRWATEGCLGIPTSFLWHETTDLSGYDAIVIPGGFSYGDYLRCGAIARFAPVLNSLISFVDKGGKVLGICNGFQILTELGLLQGALTRNNNLHFICDSANLSIESTKSSWMKNYKKHDSISLPIAHGEGRYQCSNDVLKKLQDDDSIALRYAHNPNGSINDIAGITNKKGNVLGMMPHPERACDDALGNIDGKSILSTLLS, from the coding sequence ATGAAAATTGGAATTATTGTTTTCCCTGGATCGAACTGCGACAGGGACGTCAGGTGGGCTACTGAAGGATGCCTGGGAATTCCTACAAGCTTTCTATGGCATGAAACTACTGACTTAAGTGGTTATGACGCAATTGTTATTCCAGGGGGGTTTAGTTATGGAGATTATTTACGTTGTGGAGCAATAGCAAGATTCGCACCTGTTTTAAATTCTTTAATCTCTTTTGTTGATAAAGGTGGAAAAGTTCTTGGTATTTGTAATGGGTTTCAAATACTTACTGAACTTGGTCTCTTGCAAGGAGCTTTGACAAGAAATAATAATCTACATTTTATTTGTGATAGTGCAAATTTATCTATTGAAAGCACAAAATCATCTTGGATGAAAAATTATAAAAAACATGATTCTATTTCACTTCCTATCGCTCATGGAGAAGGGAGATATCAATGTAGCAATGACGTCTTGAAAAAATTGCAAGATGATGATTCGATTGCTCTAAGATACGCTCATAACCCAAATGGATCCATCAATGATATTGCTGGAATTACAAATAAAAAAGGAAATGTTTTGGGGATGATGCCACATCCTGAAAGAGCTTGTGATGATGCATTAGGTAATATTGATGGCAAGTCAATTCTTAGTACACTTCTTTCTTGA
- the proB gene encoding glutamate 5-kinase — MTTWVIKIGTSLLRGNDKYTTFDVINDYCSYISKAQRNGDKIILVSSGAVGLGCHQMRFKTRPKEIISLQASAAIGQLHLMALYEKAMSSFRYKVAQILLTRSELGSRNSYNSASQTLKRLLEWDVIPIVNENDITSDEELKYGDNDTLSALVATAISADQLILLTDIDHLYSSDPKINSKAKPIKDINNSKELNNLELANEQTSWGTGGIKTKLTAAKIATESGIKVQLADGRDPKILGELLDGKKIGTVFHPNPNPIGNRKSWLAHAIKPVGEIHLDDGASEAIKNKGASLLLVGVKKVSGNFIANQPVKVINTEGEEIAKGICSMSSDAIKIGINSRSETTGSPLVIHRDVLVLTSE, encoded by the coding sequence ATGACAACCTGGGTAATCAAGATTGGCACAAGCCTTTTGAGAGGAAACGATAAATATACAACTTTTGATGTAATTAATGATTATTGTTCTTACATATCAAAAGCTCAAAGGAATGGCGATAAAATTATATTGGTTTCTAGTGGTGCTGTAGGACTTGGATGTCATCAAATGAGATTCAAGACAAGACCTAAAGAAATAATCTCTCTTCAAGCTTCTGCTGCAATAGGTCAACTTCATTTAATGGCTTTGTATGAAAAGGCTATGAGCAGTTTTAGATATAAAGTTGCGCAAATATTATTAACTAGGTCAGAATTAGGATCAAGAAATAGTTATAACTCTGCTTCGCAAACATTAAAAAGATTGCTCGAATGGGATGTTATACCAATCGTAAACGAAAATGATATAACCTCAGATGAAGAGCTAAAGTATGGTGATAATGATACTCTATCTGCATTAGTTGCAACAGCTATATCTGCTGATCAATTAATATTATTAACTGATATCGATCATCTCTACTCTTCTGATCCCAAAATCAATAGTAAAGCTAAGCCAATCAAAGATATTAACAATTCAAAAGAATTAAATAATTTAGAACTAGCAAATGAACAAACTTCATGGGGGACTGGAGGAATAAAAACAAAATTAACTGCTGCAAAGATCGCCACTGAAAGCGGGATAAAAGTTCAATTAGCAGATGGCAGAGATCCGAAAATATTAGGCGAATTACTTGATGGAAAAAAAATAGGAACTGTTTTTCACCCCAATCCAAACCCTATCGGGAATAGAAAAAGTTGGTTGGCACATGCAATTAAACCAGTCGGAGAAATACACTTAGATGATGGTGCTAGTGAAGCTATCAAAAACAAAGGTGCTTCACTATTATTAGTTGGGGTGAAAAAAGTTAGCGGGAATTTTATTGCGAATCAACCTGTAAAAGTTATTAACACGGAAGGAGAGGAAATTGCTAAAGGAATTTGCTCAATGAGCAGTGATGCTATAAAGATAGGAATTAATTCAAGATCCGAAACAACAGGATCTCCTCTAGTTATCCACCGAGATGTTCTGGTTCTAACAAGTGAATAA
- the leuB gene encoding 3-isopropylmalate dehydrogenase gives MKSYKITLLPGDGIGPEITNVTHKILDLVSRKFGFEIKFKEMPFGGSAIDSDGIPFPDRTLQECKNSDAVLLAAIGDPKYDELPREKRPETGLLNLRSSLDLFANIRPVKIIPSLTKASSLKEDFVKEVDLVVVRELTSGIYFGEPKGRIKTDKGERAFNTMTYTSEEVKRIAEIAFKLSKQRNQKVCSVDKANVLDVSQLWREETILVSNKYKDIELTHQYVDNAAMQLVRNPSQFDVILTGNLFGDILSDIAAMLTGSIGMLPSASLTTDGPGVFEPVHGSAPDIAGKDIANPIAMLLSAAMMLKIALNEKEAATFLENAINEILNDGYRTSDLMSNQTTKQVGCSQMGELLAEKLK, from the coding sequence ATGAAGTCTTACAAAATAACATTATTGCCAGGAGATGGAATTGGTCCAGAGATAACAAACGTCACTCATAAAATCCTTGACCTAGTCTCAAGGAAATTTGGCTTTGAAATCAAATTTAAAGAAATGCCTTTTGGTGGATCAGCAATAGATTCAGATGGTATCCCCTTCCCAGATAGAACTCTTCAAGAATGTAAGAACTCTGATGCTGTTTTGTTAGCGGCAATAGGAGACCCAAAGTATGACGAATTACCTAGAGAGAAAAGGCCTGAAACAGGCCTACTCAATCTCAGATCTTCTTTGGATCTTTTTGCAAATATAAGGCCAGTAAAAATAATTCCATCCTTAACAAAAGCAAGTAGCTTGAAAGAAGACTTTGTTAAAGAAGTTGATTTAGTAGTAGTTAGAGAACTTACCAGCGGTATTTACTTTGGAGAACCAAAAGGAAGGATAAAAACAGATAAAGGAGAAAGAGCATTTAACACGATGACATACACCTCCGAGGAAGTTAAACGAATAGCAGAAATTGCTTTTAAATTATCCAAACAAAGAAATCAAAAAGTTTGCTCAGTTGATAAAGCTAATGTTTTAGATGTAAGTCAACTATGGAGAGAGGAAACAATATTGGTGTCTAACAAATACAAAGATATAGAACTTACGCATCAATATGTAGACAATGCAGCAATGCAACTTGTTAGAAATCCAAGCCAATTTGATGTGATTCTTACAGGTAATTTATTTGGAGATATTCTTAGCGACATTGCAGCCATGCTGACAGGATCAATTGGCATGCTTCCTTCTGCTTCGTTAACCACTGATGGGCCAGGTGTGTTTGAACCTGTTCATGGCTCAGCTCCTGACATCGCAGGAAAAGATATAGCTAATCCAATAGCAATGCTCTTATCTGCTGCAATGATGTTAAAAATTGCCCTTAATGAAAAAGAAGCAGCAACTTTTTTAGAAAATGCAATTAACGAAATTCTTAATGACGGTTATAGAACTTCTGACTTAATGAGCAATCAGACGACTAAACAGGTTGGTTGCTCTCAAATGGGTGAACTATTGGCGGAAAAATTAAAATAA
- the purS gene encoding phosphoribosylformylglycinamidine synthase subunit PurS, which produces MSLFKARVFVHLRPSVLDPAGEATRSATKRLGIDGVTQLRIGKSIELEIEAANKEEARSKIELMSDRLLANPVIEDWSLEFKDEQKTLTN; this is translated from the coding sequence GTGTCTTTATTTAAAGCAAGAGTTTTTGTTCATTTAAGACCTTCTGTTTTGGATCCGGCGGGAGAGGCTACTAGGTCAGCTACTAAGAGATTGGGAATAGATGGAGTTACTCAACTAAGAATTGGTAAATCTATTGAACTTGAGATCGAAGCGGCAAATAAGGAGGAAGCTCGATCCAAGATTGAGTTAATGAGTGATCGATTGCTTGCAAACCCTGTTATTGAGGACTGGTCTTTGGAATTTAAGGACGAGCAGAAAACTCTTACAAACTAA
- the accD gene encoding acetyl-CoA carboxylase, carboxyltransferase subunit beta, producing the protein MSLFDWFADRRKGQFVGKVTQESEESDGLWEKCPECGQVVYRKDLIDNCSVCSNCGHHNRIDSKERIRLISDPNTFKSINTHLTPVDPLGFKDRRAYADRLRESQASTGLKDGVLTGTCEVNSIPMALAVMDFRFMGGSMGSVVGEKITRLIEHSTKQKLPLLIVCASGGARMQEGMLSLMQMAKISGALERHREAQLLYMPLLTHPTTGGVTASFAMLGDLILAEPKALIGFAGRRVIEQTLREKLPDNFQTAEYLQDHGFVDTIVPRTELKETLAKILRLHKTQEVKLQTNA; encoded by the coding sequence GTGTCATTATTCGACTGGTTTGCTGATAGAAGGAAAGGCCAATTTGTTGGCAAAGTCACTCAGGAATCTGAAGAAAGTGATGGACTATGGGAGAAATGTCCAGAATGCGGACAAGTAGTTTATAGAAAAGATTTAATAGATAATTGCAGTGTTTGTAGTAACTGTGGGCATCACAATCGAATAGATAGTAAAGAGAGAATAAGACTAATTTCTGATCCAAATACATTCAAATCAATCAATACTCATTTAACTCCAGTTGACCCTCTTGGTTTTAAAGATCGACGAGCTTACGCAGACAGGCTAAGAGAAAGTCAAGCTAGCACTGGTCTTAAAGATGGTGTTTTAACAGGGACATGCGAAGTTAATTCTATTCCTATGGCACTAGCTGTAATGGACTTCAGATTCATGGGTGGCTCAATGGGATCTGTTGTAGGAGAGAAGATCACAAGGCTTATCGAACATTCAACCAAACAAAAGCTGCCATTGCTAATTGTTTGCGCTTCGGGTGGTGCGCGAATGCAAGAAGGGATGTTAAGTCTGATGCAAATGGCAAAAATTTCAGGGGCGCTTGAACGACATAGAGAGGCACAGTTGCTCTATATGCCTTTACTTACACATCCCACCACTGGAGGAGTTACTGCTAGTTTTGCAATGCTTGGAGATTTAATACTTGCAGAACCCAAAGCACTTATTGGATTTGCAGGGAGAAGAGTAATTGAACAAACACTAAGAGAAAAACTTCCTGATAATTTTCAAACAGCAGAATATCTTCAAGATCATGGTTTCGTAGATACCATTGTACCAAGAACAGAACTTAAAGAAACTTTGGCAAAGATACTTCGATTACATAAGACACAAGAAGTAAAATTACAAACTAATGCTTAA
- a CDS encoding YqeG family HAD IIIA-type phosphatase, giving the protein MIRINIKELLIPNWKVNDKISKISINDLSSKNVKALILDVDGTLISGNKPVLSSNIRNWINTSKKYFYTYLFSNNPSRNRIKLIADELDLEFTYSGGKPSKRKLKKILDKIPYLSNEVAMIGDRVFTDILVGNRLGMYTILVDSVDDYGNKIEKNKFQSIERYIANIITGDIL; this is encoded by the coding sequence ATTATCAGAATAAACATTAAAGAATTACTTATTCCAAATTGGAAGGTAAACGATAAAATTTCAAAGATCTCTATAAATGATTTATCTTCCAAAAACGTCAAAGCACTAATACTTGATGTAGATGGAACATTAATTTCTGGGAACAAACCAGTACTATCTAGTAATATAAGAAATTGGATTAATACTTCAAAAAAATACTTTTATACTTACCTGTTCAGTAACAATCCATCTAGAAATAGAATAAAATTAATTGCTGATGAATTAGATTTAGAATTTACATACTCTGGCGGCAAACCAAGTAAAAGAAAATTAAAGAAGATCCTAGATAAAATTCCTTATTTATCAAATGAGGTAGCAATGATTGGAGATAGAGTTTTTACAGATATTCTTGTAGGCAATAGATTAGGAATGTATACAATATTGGTAGATTCAGTAGATGATTATGGAAACAAAATTGAAAAGAATAAGTTTCAATCTATAGAAAGATACATAGCAAATATTATAACTGGAGACATTTTATGA
- a CDS encoding Gfo/Idh/MocA family protein has translation MINTDHPIRIAIAGLGFGESVHIPASLSNKNIELVGLWHPRPERLKEACNKHNLRAYETWEDLVNDSKVDGIIIATPPEPRYELALEAIKGGKHLLLEKPTCLNAYEVMDLQRNALKRNLKIAVDYEYRAVPLFMQAKRIITEEKLDEPYFVKLDWLMSSRANPDRPWNWYSDENSGGGVLGALGTHAFDMIHWLIGPTHSLSAINSTSIKERECPQLKTIKKVTSEDVSISQLQIKSINNNLIPAQVNLSAVTKQSRGFSLEIYGSNGTLVLSSENQNDYVHGFGLWHSNKGDVLKNIQPDSDLSFSKIWTDGRIAPVARIQNWWAQSIADGTPVIPGLVEGLASQIVCDKVKESNSIGMKIEIN, from the coding sequence ATGATCAATACAGATCATCCGATTCGCATAGCAATTGCAGGACTAGGTTTCGGTGAAAGTGTTCATATTCCTGCATCATTATCTAATAAGAATATTGAGCTTGTGGGATTGTGGCATCCTCGGCCAGAAAGGCTTAAAGAAGCCTGCAATAAGCACAATCTTCGTGCCTACGAGACCTGGGAGGATTTAGTAAATGATTCCAAAGTAGATGGAATAATCATAGCTACTCCGCCAGAACCCAGATACGAGCTTGCACTAGAGGCAATTAAAGGAGGAAAACATCTTTTACTTGAAAAGCCAACTTGTTTAAATGCTTATGAGGTGATGGATCTTCAAAGAAACGCACTCAAAAGAAATTTAAAAATAGCTGTTGATTACGAATATCGGGCTGTTCCGCTATTCATGCAAGCAAAGCGAATAATTACCGAGGAAAAACTAGATGAACCATATTTTGTAAAGCTTGATTGGCTAATGAGTAGCAGGGCTAATCCAGATAGGCCATGGAATTGGTATTCAGATGAAAATTCCGGTGGAGGGGTTCTGGGAGCCTTGGGAACCCATGCTTTTGACATGATTCATTGGCTAATTGGTCCTACTCATTCTTTGAGCGCAATAAATTCAACTTCAATTAAAGAAAGAGAGTGTCCACAATTAAAAACCATTAAAAAAGTGACAAGTGAAGATGTAAGTATTTCTCAACTACAAATAAAAAGCATTAATAACAATTTAATTCCAGCCCAAGTAAATTTATCTGCCGTAACAAAACAAAGTAGGGGTTTTAGTCTGGAAATCTATGGAAGCAATGGAACACTTGTTCTTAGCAGCGAGAACCAGAACGATTATGTTCACGGATTTGGGCTTTGGCACTCAAATAAAGGAGACGTTCTTAAAAATATCCAACCTGACTCTGACCTATCTTTTTCAAAAATATGGACAGATGGTCGAATAGCTCCAGTAGCAAGAATCCAAAACTGGTGGGCTCAAAGCATTGCAGATGGAACCCCAGTAATTCCTGGCTTAGTCGAGGGATTAGCCAGCCAAATAGTTTGCGATAAGGTAAAGGAATCAAACTCAATAGGTATGAAGATAGAAATCAATTGA
- the lpxD gene encoding UDP-3-O-(3-hydroxymyristoyl)glucosamine N-acyltransferase → MQFIEIVEKLKKGQSGVVDFKIKNNPVILTAASLEKAKVNDISFLDNNSPLNLRNLIETSKASALLLPANDTYIIEIAKKISVDWIILKEPKIAFAETLEFLYPSEIEREGIHKSAVIGQNVKIGLGVSIGANAYIGDNTEIGAGTIIHAGVVLYRNVRIGAKNLIHANSVIHSGSKLGDKCVINANAVIGGEGFGFVPTSNGWKKMPQVGIVILKNKVEVGSGSTIDRPSVGETIIGEDTKIDNLVQIGHGVTTGKGCAMAAQVGIAGGAQIGNAVILAGQVGVSNKIKIGDGVIASSKTGIISNIEAGTVVSGFPAIPNKLWLRCSANFKKLPEIAKAIRHLDRRNSR, encoded by the coding sequence ATGCAATTCATTGAAATTGTCGAAAAACTGAAGAAAGGTCAATCTGGTGTCGTTGACTTTAAAATAAAAAACAATCCAGTTATTTTAACCGCAGCTTCTTTAGAAAAAGCCAAGGTTAATGACATAAGTTTTCTAGACAATAATAGTCCATTAAATCTTAGAAATCTCATAGAGACTTCAAAAGCATCTGCTCTATTATTACCAGCAAATGATACTTATATTATTGAAATAGCAAAGAAAATTTCAGTTGATTGGATAATACTTAAAGAGCCCAAGATTGCTTTTGCTGAAACATTAGAGTTTCTTTATCCATCTGAGATAGAAAGAGAAGGTATACATAAAAGTGCGGTCATCGGTCAGAATGTAAAAATTGGTCTTGGAGTTTCAATCGGAGCTAATGCTTATATTGGAGATAATACAGAAATTGGAGCTGGGACTATCATTCATGCAGGCGTTGTTCTATATAGAAATGTAAGAATTGGTGCCAAAAATTTAATTCACGCAAATAGTGTTATTCATTCTGGATCTAAACTTGGTGACAAATGTGTAATTAATGCCAATGCTGTTATTGGTGGTGAAGGTTTTGGATTCGTGCCCACATCAAATGGATGGAAGAAAATGCCTCAAGTTGGAATAGTTATTTTAAAAAATAAAGTAGAAGTTGGTAGTGGATCAACGATTGATAGGCCTTCAGTAGGAGAGACAATAATTGGTGAAGATACAAAAATTGATAACCTAGTTCAAATTGGTCATGGAGTTACTACCGGAAAAGGATGCGCTATGGCTGCTCAAGTTGGTATTGCTGGAGGAGCACAGATTGGAAACGCAGTTATACTTGCGGGACAAGTGGGCGTGAGCAATAAAATTAAAATTGGAGATGGCGTGATAGCAAGTTCAAAAACAGGAATAATATCAAATATCGAGGCAGGAACTGTTGTTAGCGGCTTCCCAGCTATTCCAAATAAACTTTGGTTGAGATGCTCTGCTAATTTCAAAAAACTACCTGAGATAGCAAAAGCTATCCGTCATTTAGATCGCAGAAACTCCAGGTAA